The Branchiostoma lanceolatum isolate klBraLanc5 chromosome 3, klBraLanc5.hap2, whole genome shotgun sequence DNA segment ATGTGCACGTCTACAtataccctggaatccagaccaaGTGTATCGACACGCTCTCCTGGGCTTACCTTCCCGCTGGCCCCGACGATccaccccgccccactctccgctattccccaatctccgctagctGTACACTAGCGGGGCTATGTAACACCGGCGGCCAGATGGTGTCACTCTACGGGGGAAGTTGCAGCCCAGGGTAGTCTCCATACAGACCAGAGACATACATATCCTTGCCATCcagcaaatacaaaaatatctaacaTGAATGAACTGCTGACCTGTTTGCTGTGGAATTGTTGGGCAGTCTGTTCTCATTGCATGTTAGTTTCCCCTGCTGTCTGTACACCAGGAAGACATAGCGGTGGAGTCCTGATTCCTTGGGAGGGGCAGCGCCGATGTAGTCCGTGAGAACCTCTCCCCGACCTATGTCATTTCCTGGGATGTTGACTATGAGCCAGTGATGCCACTCCCGAAACTTGGGGTTGGACCGATTCGGAGCATCTGGGTCTGTTGGCACAACAATGACAGTCAACAAGCTCTGCAGAGGTAGAAACTAAAAATGACTTAAATATCTAATGTAACAATATGTATCTTCTACTTGATGAGATGCAGCTGTTGTTATAACAAAAATTGTGTCTATACAAAACTTCCTTCACCATTGGGAGGTGTGAGGATACCTTATGAATgaagatatactagtactagtagtagcctACAGGCCATATGGCATCAATTCTTCACATGCAATAAAATCTATTTGTCTAACCTGTCATGATGAGAGTGTAGAGATAGCCTTCCTCAGCTGCCCAGGTCACCTGGGGAGGGCTCTTCACCTGGTGCAGAAAACACAAATATGTCACTCCATTGTATCTGGCTCCACCCTTGAGCCTTTGCCAAACAGCACAGAATTTGCTTGAGTGGAAAATACCTGATGGAAATAGATAAGATAGATTGTACCACGCCAGTCAGGTTTGGGGGTACTACTACTAAGTACATGGATATAACAGACTTAAAGTTCcctcaggccacaccattttaatttcttggttaacagaatttttaaaaaaaggctaGGTTGGAAAAtcatcaggaaaacagaatatcagaggaaagtttgtactttggtgcacacaatttcagggattgaacagggtcaggtgcaagttttcaccccagccttctgttttcatgattttttttttgctaaaatcaaaaaaaaaatctgttaaccaagaaattaaatgatGTGGCCTTAACTTAACTTAGACTTAGAGTAGATT contains these protein-coding regions:
- the LOC136430748 gene encoding protein D2-like isoform X3 yields the protein MAADAFLKNGIVPDIVDKPPTETAAVTYEGNTIIVDFGNELTPTQVKSPPQVTWAAEEGYLYTLIMTDPDAPNRSNPKFREWHHWLIVNIPGNDIGRGEVLTDYIGAAPPKESGLHRYVFLVYRQQGKLTCNENRLPNNSTANRGKFKTKVFATKYKLGNPVAGNFFQAQWDDWVPQLYAGMKK